A stretch of Brassica rapa cultivar Chiifu-401-42 chromosome A08, CAAS_Brap_v3.01, whole genome shotgun sequence DNA encodes these proteins:
- the LOC103835817 gene encoding ER lumen protein-retaining receptor erd-2.2, with translation MKAEKSPIQTVMSWIRRQPPKVKAFLCVVTAMTILVFLRVIVHEHDNLFIASEAVHAVGISVLIYKLTKEKTCAGISLKTQELTALFLAVRLYCSFVMEFDLHTLLDSATLATTLWVIYMIRFNLRPTYMEDKDNFAIYYVVVPCAVVSLLIHPSTRHHIINRLFWAFCVYLEAVSVLPQLRVMQNTKIVEPFTAHYVFALGIARFLSCAHWILQVLDTRGRLLTALGYGLWPLMVLLSEIIQTFILADFCYYYVQSLMGGQLVLRLPSGVV, from the exons ATGAAGGCGGAGAAGAGTCCGATTCAGACCGTGATGTCGTGGATTCGCCGGCAGCCACCGAAGGTAAAGGCGTTTCTTTGTGTGGTTACGGCAATGACGATCCTCGTCTTCCTCAGGGTCATTGTACACGAGCACGACAACCTTTTCATCGCTTCCGAGGCTGTCCATGCCGTTGGGATCTCCGTTCTTATCTACAAACTCACCAAGGAGAAGACATGCGCTG GGATATCTCTCAAGACACAGGAGCTAACGGCTTTGTTTCTGGCCGTGAGATTGTATTGTAGCTTTGTAATGGAGTTTGATCTTCACACGTTACTTGATTCTGCCACGTTGGCGACGACCCTTTGGGTCATCTATATGATCCGGTTCAACCTTAGACCGACGTATATGGAAGACAAAGATAACTTTGCCATCTACTACGTT GTAGTCCCATGTGCTGTTGTGTCTTTGCTCATTCATCCATCTACACGTCATCACATCATAAACAGGCTCTTTTGGGCCTTCTGTGTTTATCTTGAAGCTGTTTCAGTTCTTCCTCAATTAAGGGTCATGCAGAACACTAAG ATCGTGGAACCATTCACAGCACATTACGTATTTGCTTTGGGAATCGCTAGGTTCTTGAGTTGTGCACACTGGATCCTTCAG GTGTTGGATACGAGAGGGAGGTTACTGACTGCATTAGGGTATGGACTATGGCCTTTAATGGTCCTTCTCTCTGAAATCATCCAAACTTTCATCCTTGCAGATTTCTGCTATTACTATGTTCAGAG TTTAATGGGTGGACAGCTCGTTCTGCGTCTTCCTTCTGGTGTGGTATAA
- the LOC103835818 gene encoding uncharacterized protein LOC103835818 has product MCIYMSIHTSINSQIKHNICKKKAKHMQGRDMKLYNIYQTMQKPSQRTLPDTHSNSFTVHINEPYNHHQHHNHNKTFIGFSSSMKLFSKFRKILMKIIFIVPSSSSSATVRRHKTTDSRSGGERLETPKISCSNSYYSSHSHYSEAISDCIDFFNKSSTDNMSHKERDDQIVHDRECFYV; this is encoded by the coding sequence atgtgtatatatatgtcgATACATACGAGCATAAATTCACAAATTAAACATaacatatgcaaaaaaaaagcaaaacataTGCAAGGCAGAGATATGAaactttataatatataccaaacTATGCAGAAGCCATCTCAGAGAACTCTTCCTGATACACACTCAAACTCCTTCACCGTTCATATAAACGAACCATATAATCATCATCAGCATCATAACCACAACAAGACCTTCATAGGATTTTCTTCATCCATGAAGCTCTTCAGCAAATTCCGCAAGATTCTCATGAAGATCATCTTCATCGTtccctcctcttcttcctctgccACCGTACGTCGTCACAAAACCACCGACTCCCGGAGTGGCGGCGAGAGGCTAGAGACACCGAAGATATCGTGCAGTAATTCGTACTACTCCTCTCATTCTCACTACAGTGAAGCTATCTCAGATTGCATTGACTTTTTCAATAAGTCATCGACTGATAATATGTCTCACAAAGAACGTGATGACCAGATTGTACATGATCGCGAATGTTTTTACGTGTAG